Part of the Osmerus eperlanus unplaced genomic scaffold, fOsmEpe2.1 SCAFFOLD_463, whole genome shotgun sequence genome is shown below.
CCTCTTCTCTAccagttctctctccccctttctctccccccccccctcagccatGACAGATGCGCGCCACTAGACCCTCACAACCACGCCTGCACTCAGCGATGAGATCTCCCTCCTCGCCGCCGTGTAAACACAGCacatccttcttctcctcctccttcttctccttctcccacaCAAGCACTTCTCTCCGCCGCGAGACCCGTGTCTGACCGCCTCGCCGCAACAACACCCCCGCCGCTCCCCCCCCGCGtcgctcccccccccgccctcattCACACCTCGAGGCGTCAAGCCCGTGGTCCGTACTGCTCCCGAGGCAGGATGTGCCGGGTGATGAAGCCTTCCCTGCTTGCGTCAGACTTCAGTGATAACACACCCAAGTGCGTGTAGATTTGAGATTGTACGTGGGATTCAGTTCTTCTGTAGTTCTCTgtcgttttttctctctctcagtatttcGCCGTGTGCTGCTGTCAATACAATTTCCCCCCTCAGGGATCAATTAAGTTCTTCTTTATAGGTTGTAGTTTTTCCTGTGTGTCtctaatgtaaacacacacacagtgtgtgtgtgtgtgtgtgtaaacggcTGCAAGCCCATCCTTCCAGTCTCTCCAGTGTGATTAGGTTAGACCCCTCTGACCAGACTGACCACGGGGAATGGGGCTAACGCCAGTACTGAACAGACTGCTGCTGCTCTGGCtgtctgtgactgtgtatgTTTTAGCGagaacgtgtatgtgtgtgagagaatatcTGTGTCTGAGAGAacgcgtgtgtgagagaatgtgtgtgagagagagggaatgcgagagaaaagtgtgtgtgtgtgtgtctttgcccgtgtgtgtgtgtctgtgtatgtgcatcTCAGCGGTAATAATCACCCGGATTAAAGCGGAGCCAAACCCCTGCGGGGTCTCTCTTCCCCCGGCCTGGGCCAGacctctgccccccagcccacccccctcccccaatcctCTCTGGAGAAGGGCAGCTCTCGGCTCTtccaggggggtggggaggtcttctctggctgactggctggcaagCTGGGAACCTGACCTGCTGTCTTTCCACTGTGGCAGTTTCAATTCAGGCCCAGCAATCAGCACCTTCcctgggacaggaggaggggggggctgacgACTCTACTCTGTGTTGGGaggttagctacatctaccggGCCTTCATTTCCCTAAAGTTATCATGGCCCCGTAAATCAACAATTGTCAGCTGTCTGTTAAGTGCAGTGTTGTTTTAATGAGAATAGAAGCCACCCCTTCTAAGAGTGAGCCATCAAGGGCTGAATATGAGACAGCCTTTCTTAAGAATCAATTTTCAACTAAAACTATTGTTCCATTTAGCCACAAGCCCTCCCCCAGtcttcacaaatatgcatcaacTTCAACCCTCTCTGAATAAAAAGCAACAATCTAGGCACCCCACAAAGTGTATACTAAAATGAATCTATACGTGTTAAGTGAGTGTGATTGGGGGAGTTTTTTTCTTTATAACCTTTACAAAGTAAAGTAGGCAACTGGGCAAGATTAAGCCCCTGGCCGCATGAAAGATGTCCAGTTACCTTAGATTTTTTagcttgttttccttcttgttgAGAACCCCTGGTACACAGTTTGTTAGCTCTGTCCAGTCCGCGTGCAAGCCACAACTCCAGCCCGTGGAGAATCGAGAGAAGAGCCAGGTCTCTTTACGGTTGGGCCGGTAACAGGTACACTTTTTCTGACCCGGTCTGCAGTCGCAGGGAACCTCAAGACGAACATTCTGGACTAGGTGCCTTCCAAATGTGGTTCCCCCAGTTTTCTGTATGTGTAAAAACACTATCACGTCCTCCCCTTTGATTTCGAAATCAACCGTTCGCTCCAAGTCCCGAACGGGAAAATAGTATTTCTTTACGTAGTGAGGGTCCGGGGTCGGGAAGATGTCCCCCTCGTCTTCCTCCGTGAAATAACCGTGCGGGGAGCCAAAATTAATCACCCCCGGAGCAACGTACTGATAAAGAATCAGCATAAAACATACAGAGCTTACAACGATCAACAAAAATTTGCTGCTCCTCTCAACCATGGTCCTTCCAGTGCGGTTCATACGCTACCATTTCCCTGTGAAGCGAATAGAGGGGTGTAGAACGCTACGCTTCATTCTCGTTCTCCCTACGCGAGCGAAACAAAACGCGATCATAGCATTGCGCAAGTAAATCAACGATATCGACACATCGTAACTGTAATCGTTCTACAGGACAAGATACATTGTAACTACTGAAATCCA
Proteins encoded:
- the LOC134016006 gene encoding heparan-sulfate 6-O-sulfotransferase 1-A-like, which codes for MNRTGRTMVERSSKFLLIVVSSVCFMLILYQYVAPGVINFGSPHGYFTEEDEGDIFPTPDPHYVKKYYFPVRDLERTVDFEIKGEDVIVFLHIQKTGGTTFGRHLVQNVRLEVPCDCRPGQKKCTCYRPNRKETWLFSRFSTGWSCGLHADWTELTNCVPGVLNKKENKLKNLR